The following are from one region of the Chitinophagales bacterium genome:
- a CDS encoding B12-binding domain-containing radical SAM protein — protein MYACLIQPPRLENAGHVTMSPSPPLGLAYIAGALEAAGHDVTAIDCVGEAPHKYSPFRPFGKPLPEHETLVIRGLNEYDLLERMPEKVDVIGFSCMFAINWVSVKYFINFLRAYYPKALFVAGGEHATAAYAYCLQQSALDVVVLGEGEETIVHLLDAYAQGSPLESVSGIAYKSGNSVRTTPKKERIKSLEEIPRPAWHLFPVKSYQEHRVVWSATIEPSLPMLATRGCPYSCTFCSSPQMWGTRYYMRSPEDVVDEMMELNRKFGITNFDFYDLTAIIKKDWIIRFCQCILENNLKITWQIPAGTRSEAIDREVAAYLHKTGCRNIVYAPETGSIRMLRQIKKKVTITNMLRSIRDSHRENLNVMLNMILGLPGETHKDIWKTCWFLVQTSWYGANTIALSIFLPYPGSALFRQLSEQGVINPEHDDYYLNMVYIDTNNRMPWYNKKINHKWYIFYLVLYYIFFYGSNFLFRPHRLIKVLWNVATQRFESRFEVNLRHYLELKASQAKNLAKMISASIKPPQSRRAA, from the coding sequence ATGTATGCATGTCTTATTCAGCCACCGAGATTGGAAAATGCAGGACATGTGACCATGTCGCCTTCTCCACCGCTGGGTCTTGCATACATAGCCGGTGCTCTGGAAGCCGCAGGGCATGATGTTACAGCAATAGATTGTGTGGGTGAGGCTCCTCATAAATACTCTCCTTTCAGGCCTTTTGGCAAACCGTTGCCGGAACATGAAACACTTGTTATTCGGGGTCTGAATGAATACGACTTGCTGGAGCGAATGCCGGAGAAAGTAGATGTTATCGGCTTTTCCTGCATGTTTGCCATAAACTGGGTCAGCGTTAAGTACTTTATCAACTTTCTGCGAGCTTACTACCCCAAGGCATTGTTTGTAGCCGGAGGCGAGCATGCTACTGCAGCATATGCTTACTGCTTGCAACAATCCGCATTGGATGTGGTAGTGTTGGGTGAAGGAGAAGAAACCATCGTGCATTTACTGGATGCGTATGCTCAGGGTAGCCCCCTTGAATCCGTCAGCGGTATTGCCTATAAAAGCGGAAATTCTGTACGCACAACACCCAAAAAAGAGCGCATAAAATCGCTTGAGGAAATTCCAAGGCCGGCCTGGCATCTGTTTCCCGTAAAGAGCTATCAGGAACACCGTGTGGTATGGAGCGCAACCATCGAGCCTTCTTTGCCTATGCTGGCAACGCGGGGTTGCCCTTATTCCTGTACATTCTGCTCCAGCCCACAGATGTGGGGCACACGCTACTACATGCGCTCTCCGGAAGATGTGGTGGATGAAATGATGGAATTAAACCGGAAATTCGGTATTACCAATTTTGATTTTTATGACCTTACAGCCATCATCAAAAAGGATTGGATTATACGATTCTGCCAATGTATTCTTGAAAACAATCTGAAGATTACCTGGCAGATACCTGCCGGTACCCGCTCAGAGGCCATTGACCGTGAAGTAGCCGCCTACCTGCATAAAACCGGATGCCGGAATATTGTGTATGCTCCGGAAACAGGTTCCATACGCATGTTGCGTCAGATAAAGAAAAAAGTAACCATAACCAACATGCTCCGTTCCATCCGTGATTCCCATCGCGAGAATCTGAATGTGATGCTCAATATGATACTCGGTTTGCCGGGTGAAACGCATAAAGACATCTGGAAAACATGCTGGTTCCTGGTACAGACCAGTTGGTATGGAGCCAATACTATAGCCTTATCTATTTTTCTACCTTATCCCGGTTCGGCTTTGTTCAGACAATTGAGTGAGCAGGGAGTTATTAATCCCGAGCATGACGATTACTATCTCAATATGGTCTATATTGATACCAATAATCGGATGCCGTGGTACAACAAGAAGATCAATCACAAGTGGTATATCTTTTATTTGGTGTTGTACTACATTTTCTTTTACGGCAGCAATTTTCTGTTCCGGCCACATCGTCTGATCAAAGTGCTGTGGAATGTGGCTACTCAACGATTTGAGTCCCGTTTTGAAGTAAACCTCCGGCACTATCTGGAATTAAAAGCCTCTCAAGCCAAAAATTTGGCTAAAATGATATCCGCATCAATCAAACCACCGCAAAGCAGGAGAGCGGCCTAA
- a CDS encoding B12-binding domain-containing radical SAM protein has protein sequence MKIILFYLSLQLLNPLMAMKILFLNLPSEILVVRRYMCSSFAETFLFPPHDLVALAGAARSIPGVQVFFLDAVAERKNLHAVIHQIQSCGPDIVVSIISFELYEQDVLTVKKLKERFPEKTFVLFGHYPTHFPEDTLHYSGADMIMLGEPDEILLNVLSRLQKGEHPDNVDGVATRKELNMIRVNGNKMRVPHPEALPLPAYDLLVSELYSEPFMPRPFGLIQTARGCPYQCNYCVHSFGTKLTALSPEKVFEHILLLKRLHGIRALRFIDDTFTVNPARVIEICRLIIENKINIQWTCLARADTLNEEMLGWMKRAGCVRLNIGMESGSQHILDFLNKGIRVEKALDQLKNVRKTGMEMMGFFLTGVPGETEKDIQESVDFAHDAGFHYVVVDTLKVYPGTPLFNKVSELVDFSLLPYRNEFKDPAFVRMARNHRSLFYRKFYFSLRYLHRTPIKNILRPRQIKHGIQYVKSKVSA, from the coding sequence ATGAAAATAATCTTATTTTACCTTAGTTTGCAGCTATTGAATCCACTGATGGCAATGAAAATACTGTTTCTCAATCTTCCGTCAGAAATACTGGTTGTGCGCAGATATATGTGTTCATCCTTTGCTGAAACTTTTTTATTTCCTCCACACGACCTGGTAGCTCTGGCTGGGGCAGCTCGCAGCATTCCCGGTGTTCAGGTATTCTTTTTGGATGCTGTAGCGGAGCGGAAAAATCTCCATGCAGTTATCCATCAAATCCAGAGTTGTGGACCTGATATCGTAGTGTCTATAATAAGCTTTGAGCTTTATGAACAGGATGTGCTGACCGTGAAAAAGCTAAAAGAACGTTTTCCTGAAAAAACATTTGTCCTCTTTGGGCATTATCCTACACATTTCCCGGAAGATACCTTACACTATTCGGGAGCCGATATGATTATGCTGGGAGAGCCTGATGAAATATTGCTGAATGTGCTTTCCCGTTTGCAAAAAGGAGAACATCCCGACAATGTGGATGGGGTAGCCACGCGGAAGGAATTAAATATGATACGCGTAAACGGCAATAAAATGCGCGTACCTCATCCTGAAGCACTGCCGCTTCCGGCCTACGATTTGCTTGTATCAGAACTTTATTCTGAGCCGTTCATGCCTCGTCCTTTTGGTCTTATACAAACTGCCCGTGGATGCCCCTATCAGTGCAACTATTGCGTGCATTCCTTCGGTACCAAGCTTACTGCTCTCAGCCCGGAAAAGGTTTTTGAACATATTCTCCTGCTGAAGCGCCTGCATGGCATCCGGGCACTGCGGTTTATTGATGATACTTTCACCGTGAATCCGGCAAGGGTGATTGAAATCTGCAGATTGATTATTGAAAACAAGATAAACATTCAATGGACCTGTTTGGCCCGTGCCGATACGCTGAATGAAGAAATGCTTGGCTGGATGAAACGCGCTGGATGTGTCAGACTCAACATCGGCATGGAATCAGGCAGCCAGCACATATTGGACTTCCTGAACAAAGGCATAAGGGTGGAAAAGGCGCTTGATCAGTTGAAAAATGTCAGAAAAACGGGTATGGAAATGATGGGTTTTTTTCTGACTGGCGTACCGGGAGAAACCGAAAAGGATATTCAGGAAAGTGTGGATTTTGCTCACGATGCTGGCTTTCACTATGTGGTGGTTGATACCTTAAAGGTCTATCCGGGAACCCCGTTATTCAACAAGGTAAGTGAGTTAGTAGACTTTTCCTTACTGCCCTACCGCAATGAATTTAAAGACCCTGCTTTTGTTCGCATGGCTCGCAACCACCGTAGCTTGTTCTACCGAAAATTTTATTTCTCTTTACGCTACCTGCACAGAACCCCTATAAAAAATATTTTGAGGCCTAGACAAATCAAACACGGAATACAATATGTAAAATCCAAGGTTTCTGCCTGA